The nucleotide window TATGTGATTTGTATCCTTCTATATTCTCCTGAAGTGATGAACAAATGTGCTCATGTGCTTCTTTTTGGTCTGCAGTCATATTCTTTCAGGTGAGTGGAGCTGGGCTGGACCTCTGTGTGTCCTTGACAGTCCTATTGAAAAATTTAACTCACTCTCCCTTTCTACCCCTTCCCTTCCTCTACCTCCGTCCTCCCCTCCTTATGCTTTTACTTGTCCTGTCATCCCACATGAGCACTgataggtcaaaggtcaagctGCTGCTGGGATTTCTAGCTTGTTTTCTCATCTGAAGTTCTGAAATGAATcatgaaacaaaacaacattttgtCCACATGTATTTATGTAGGGATCCTTTAGGTTTTATGTGCCCAAAAAGCTTGATGATGTTGACATCATTGTGTACAGTTAAGGGAGTCCTCATGCCATGATTTTACAGGGaaactaaatatttaaatgGTATAGCTGACTATTATATCAAATATCACACGAATTTGTCCCACTTAACTTATAGCTTGTTTTAGCTACAGTTTGGCAGAGCTTGTCTTGTACAACCAGGATATTTTTTAGATCTCTTAAGCAGTACCTCCAATACTTTCACTTCTTCAGTTTCTTTAGAAATTAAACTAAAACTTAGGTTACGTTTAATTTTTATGCTACCTTTTGAATTAAAGTCACTCATATACATTTTGGCTTTACAATTCCATCCATCATTTCATTCTATTCCACTTATCCTTAACATAGTTCTCTCAGACTGGCTTCTTGTCTTGACATCCAGACCAggatttaaaatcctgctcctcacacacAAGGTCTTTATTTACTGGTTCCCAAATTATCTTAGTGACCCCATATCACCCAATAGAGCTCTTCTCTCTCAGAGTGCATAAATAATTATAATTCTGCTCCATGCTGGACATAATATGTCTGTGTAACCATagctatattttttttatgtctctgtctctcttccacagcgtggaTCCGTGCTGTCTTCCTCTCCTCTGCCCCAACCGATcctggcagatggctgcccttccctgagcctggttctgctgaataTTTCTTGCTGTTTAAAGGgaagttttccttcccactgtcaccaaagtgcttgttcatcaGGAGTCAAATGATTGTTGGgagtttctctgtttttttaattatttttacaatataaagtgccttgaggcaacggttgttgtgatttggcgctatacaaatacaattGAAAAGGGTCATGAAGCCTACCCCAGCTACcacagggcaagaggcagggtacatcctaggttgccagtctgtcacagggataacacagagacacagacaacctCTGGGAAATTTCAAATCATCAGTTAAACTAACCACTCTAATCTGAGTACCCTGAGAAAACCCATGCAAACATGGGGAAAACCCGcaagctccacacagaaaggtcgTGGGCAGATGGTGGTGTCAAACTCAGCCCCTTCTTGTTGTGAGGCAACAGAGGTAACCTCCAAACCACCAGCTTTACAATTATTCTGTGATAAAATATCTTTATGAGTGAATGAAAATTTGATATAAGGGGGGAGGGGCTTTAATATCACCTTACTCCTAACTTTAAACTCAGTCACTAGCAACTGGTTTctaaattattataattatagagctttctaaattatttaatgGTAAGAGCCTCAAAACAGCTGCTGTAGGAAAAAAAGCTTTCTTTTGTGGTCACCACCATGCCTCAAAGCAAAATTGTTAACCTTTTTATAGGGGATGTTCTTACACCAATTATATGGAAGCAATAAGCAGAGCTTCTCACAGCTCCTACACTGTGTGAGAGGAGGACCATGTGTGGTCATATACTGAATGGTAAAAACAGACAGTGGGTCAATATTAGTCAATGCACTTTGTTATAAATCCATCACTTTATCACCTCTTTGTTTTCGGTTCTTATCATCACATTGTGCACAGAAACACAATCTTCATCTAAATGcattgttttgttctttatcCTCAAACAAAAGCTCAAAGCTGGAGGCTGAGGCCTGATTGTGGACTTCAGACTGTCTCACATGACGtctttttctcttctccttTCAAATCTGTATCTCCAGCAGCCTCTCTCTAAGCCGAGGAGAGTGGTTTTCTTGATCCTGCAGAAGCTGTTTGAACAATTTCAGTCCCTCTGCCCATTTGAGTGATGGTCGGCTCTGTTGGCCGGCCGTGGCCTGAATCCCCCGGCTTTGGGCCTCTGCAGCCAGCTCTCATCCAGGCCTGATCCTACTGAGGAGCAGAGAAGAGCTGCAGTGCAGTTAGGACAGATTTGACAGTCCTTCCTCATCCCAGGGATGTCAAAAGCGCTTTCACAGAGGGTGAATGAAATGCCCCCACCCGCCACATTCTTGTAACAAACCAGTGTCTGTGCcaatgtgtgtttgtctgtagcttcatttcatttttgtccATTTCACAATGGAGATCTTCAGTTCTCTATATTTGTTATGGCAAAATCCTGAAAATCctgaagtgtttttttgtttgaactGAGTTAATCCAAAGAATGAAAAGAATTACCAGTTATGGCGATGACAGTCATTTAGTAGCCCTACAGTTAGAAGAAAAAGTTTGtgagatctctctctctctctctctctctactcaAGATACACTATAATAAGATGTAACTTGATTTACAAGATAAAAGTTATACTGAGCACCAAAACATTAATTCAGATGTGCTCTTCAGGTAGTAAAAAGTGTTtagaatgactgttttaaatGATTTCTTAGTTGTATTAGTTTAACTGGACTTTTGTATACTAGTTTAAACCATGTAACCCTTGAATAACACAAGTAACATTTCCTCATTTTAAGCGCTTTTGAAATCAATAGATATATAATAACAGgttaattaatatttttgtatgataaTTTGTAAACAATTTCTATAGAAAAAAATTACTAGTAaaagcataacataaacaaaaaaaatatcaaaaaatattcaaacaaTTATACAGTTTAGGACTGAAGAAAAAGTGTAAAAGTATATGTAATAAACATATCTACAGCTGCTAAATAATGAAATATTGTTTTCAAACAGTCGACAAGCTCTTGAAACTATCTGCAATGAGtagatatttttttctctctattcAAAGGCAGTGATGAAGGTTCTTAGAGCAACTTTTAACCACCGAGTAATTATTTTGTGTGCAGGTGTGTGAGGAGACAGACAGGACATTGACCGGGTCAGGAAGTGGCTGGAGTGTGTAGACAGAGGAGTGGGAGCTGAGATTCATTGATAAACCTCCTTCAGTCCCAGACAGGCAAGGAAGCATAGAAGACCTAGGAAGGAAGCTGCTATAGATCCGCGATTGGGACAGGAGTCCAGCCACAGCCAGCCATTGATCAGAATCACAATCAATCAGGAATGCATTGAGCAGCCTGCTCCAAAAATAGAGTGAAAAAGCACCTGAGTTTAAGCAGTGAATAGGGTCAGCCTGGAGTCACAGCTGACCGCTCGAAGATGTCGTCCCTCCTCGCTTTGATTGCCTGGGGCAGGAAATGGATCAGAGCCCCACTGTTAACCTCAGAGATGTGTTTCATAATGGAACGTACAGGTTTATGtcacttgacctctgaccctcaaACGTTATTGACATGTTACCTTGTTCATGGGTCAAATCCTCATCCAGGGATCTTTTAGCTTAATGCATACTGGAGCTGTTATAGTCACACATGAAAGATGAAATTCAAGAGTGCTGGTTTGTGTTTTGCTGACAGAGGGGAAATAAGAgcatagtctttttttttagacaagttcacaggttattttatttttaatacagaAATTACAGAAAACCTGTATTTGATCAGTCAGTAGTGAGAGTCCCTCAAACTGGGTGTTTTATCTCAAcatgcccttttttttttttatcagcacCAGGACAGTAGACCTGCtttggtatttaaaaaaaaaaaaaattccatctgtatttaaaaaatacagataTTCATCTAAAAGTAATCTAAACCTAGTCATGAGTTAAAATGACCACAGGCAAACTTTAAATTTTCAGTTACAATATGAAAATGGTGTCTTGTTTCCTTTTGTAAGAGTCCAGTGCACAAGCTTGCAAATGTACTTGATAAGTCCTGATGAAAACAAGAGCTTCTCCAAATCTCCCCTACAGCTTTTGTCAGTTTGTATATCAGGGCCACTTCCTGTGGATTATTActtaaagaaacattttatgACTAACATTTCtgtagttttattttctttttactcttttttgttttagagGAATCAATATATAGGTTTCTTTTCTATTCCTAAAACAGTAGTTTTGGCTTAAATTCCCTAAGGCAATGGAGATTAGAGTTTTAGTGGTCAAGTAGCATTCCATAGCTTTACCACTACCATTTTTATATACTGGCAGTCAAATTTATCAGAttttgcttttagttttatgCATAAGACAAAGTTATATAGTATGTACATATCTGGACAACAATTAGTCAAGATGTGATTTAGTGAAAAATAGTTTCACACTGATGACCTTTTCCCCTTATTTTAGTAGCTGCTGGGGTCTGGAAGAGGTGTTTCGGACTGAGACTGAGAGAGCAAAACTGAGCAAACAGCACCGACAGACCATCGTTAGCGGTTCTGGGGTGTGTCAAGTGTCACTGGCTGCTGAATCTGGAGGCGACTGTAAATCCTTGGAAGATCGCTGCCAGAGGAGGGGCCGGACCCCACGGAGGAAACTTCCTGTGCCCGCGCCATAGACATAGTGACATACACCATCGAGGACCGCCAGCTACACTCCAACAACCCTTTCCTCTCTGGTCTCTCTCATCAGGTCTCGGCGGCGATGGACGCTGTACCCAGCTCACTGTTGGCCACAAAAACCGTTGAGGCAGGAGTGTCAGCGGTGTGGGCAGCTGAGACATTTTTGCCTGTGGTGCCCATTCATGGAGGTCGAGAGGTGTTCCCTGTTGCCTAGGTGCCAACACCCTCCACTAGTCCAGGAGGGACGTATAGCATCTCGCTAAGGTGCCAAGGGGGTATACACCAGGCTATGGTGGATTTGGGCTGCACGCAGACCCTGGTCCACCAAACCATGGTTTGACCTGAGGCATTGTTGGAGGCAGAGTGGGTGAAGGttaggtgtgtgtgtagggACATTCATGAATATCCTATTCTGTCACTCCAAATGAAATACAAGGGCAAAAAGCATAGTGTGAAGGCTGCTGTTAGCTGGCGTCTGACCCATCCCTTAATTCTGGGAACAGATCGGCCAAGGTTTAATTACCTGTTGGGCAGTGTGTAGGGACACGACCTTTAGCGACATGTAGTGTCTGTGCTGCACACAGTGGTGATGCGGGGTTGTCCGACACTCACTCTggggaggaggagatggaagaTTTTCCACTTCCACCGTCCCGAAAGAGATAGTGATAGGTTGTTGGACATAATTACAGAAAACTGTGAGGAAGGTCCAAGCCCAGCCAAAATCAAGATTCAGTATGCACTGGACCTAAAACCAAAGCCACACACCTTGGGGAGGTTTTCACAAGAGAATTTGCTCCAGGCCTAGGAACATCAACAGCACCTGTCAACACAGGGGCTAAACTCAGGTAATTTTCACCAAGAGATAAAGTGCTTGTATTACTCCCTTCATCCAGTTGAAAATTACTCACCAAGTGGCAAGGACTCTTCGTGGTCACAAGGCAAGTGGGGGATGTTGACTATGAAGTGGTAGGGTTGGACAGGGGAGGAGCCACACAGATTTATCACCTCAACCTCCTTAAAGCATGGAGAGAGGTGGAGGCTGCTTCTCCAGTGAGCTTGGTGAAGGAGAAAGATGAGCTGAAGCCGGAGGTGCTGAATTCCATCATTCCTGCCTCCCTCCATTGTGATGCCCATCTAACACAGGCTGAGAGAGCCGATGTTGCTGCACTGCAACAGTGTTTTCCCCTGCCCGACTGTACCAAGCTCATAGAACACCAGGTTGACACACGCCAGGCCTGACAGTGCATTCACGGTCCTATTGATTGCCGAACATAAAAGGTAAATTGTTCAGAGGGAATTGGCTGGAATGCTAAAGCTCTGAGTGATAGAAGAGTCGCACAGTGCATGGTGTAGCCCCATAGTTTTTGTGGTGAATAAAAATGGGTCTATACGTTTTTGTGTCAACTACTGCAAGGTGAATGAGATATCACAGTTTGATGTTTATCCCATGATGTGGATCGACAAGCTCCTGGACTGGTTAGGCATGGCTTGTTTTTTCACTACACTGGAAAATGTGAGGGCTACTGGAAGATTCCCTTGTTTGCAAAgtccaaggaaaaaaaaacttctccACTCCGTACAGATTGCAGAAATTTGTCACACTTCCGATCAGCTTGTACGGAGGCCCAACCACTTTCTAGCGCCTCATGGACCGGGTGCTGTGTCCGCACGCTCCATATGCTGCTGCCTACCTGGATGATGTCATCATCAATAGTGACACCTGGACAGAGCATATGCTGTGGGTGGGTTACGATCCTGGAGTCCCTGAGGCAGGGAGGGCTCATGCCCAACCTGAAGAAGTGTGCAGTTGGATGGAGGGAGCTACAGTATTTGGGGTACCACTTAGGAACGGGCAGCTGCGGCCAGAGATGGATAAAACAGCAGCCATTGCATACTGCCTGGGGGTGGCAGGCTATTACTGCCGGTTTGAGCCAGGCTAGGCAGGGATAGCTCCCCAGCCTTAGGCGATGGGGGCATGTGGTGGGGTGTAGTTTGGGGCACAGCTgcaagggagggaggggggcgGAGCGGGTTCAGGGACAGCGTCAAGACAGCCTGGCAAAAGCAGCTGATGCCAGTCACGCTGATTACCTTTTTCCCTTATTTTAGTAGCTGCTGGGGTCTAGAGGAGGTGCATTGGACTGAGAGTGAGAGACACAGAGTCAGAGCAGAGAGAAACTTAGTGAACAGCTCCAATGTGTGGTGCacggaaatataaataaaaagtgaGCACAGAAGCCAAAAactctctgcttgtgtgtgtgttcgagGTTGTCATGCCATGTACAGGTGGCAGAGTGCTTACACCATCCATGCACTTTCCTCCTCTTATCTAATTCATGGTTGCAGGGGGTGTTGGAGGCTATCCCAGAAATCATAGGGCAAAATGTGGGGTAGACTCTGGACAGATTGCCAATCTGTCGCATAGCCAGCACATAGAAACAGACAACTGGTCATGCATATTGTTAATTTTGACAATGACTCTTTCAAGAAGTTTTGAGATGAAAGGAAGTTtagagattggcctataattagctaagactgctggatctagagatggctttttaagtaaaggtttaactactgccagcttAAAGGcttgtggtacatagccgattattagagataggttgatcatatttaagactgaagcattaattaatggtaggacttctttgagcagtcttgtaggaatgggtctaaaagacacgttgatggtttggaggaagtaattactgaagttaactcagaaagatcaattgtagaaaaaaataaataaatgaatatcaatggtactgaaagtagctgtagataatgttacatctgtcaaagtcaaagtcacaCTGTTAAAAAGATCCGTAAATTTAGGGGTCCCTTTACCGTGGATTTGCTACGGATTCGCTCCGTTTTGCGAAATACGGAAAGTTTGCTGTTGCGCAAGGCAGAATTTTCTCCCCCAGCCAGAATATTCCGACGCCATTACTTTCAGTGCGGTCAGTGCCTACCTAAATTTCTGGAAGTCACAAGGAAAGTTGGAAACAGGTTGGTTGTGTGGAATGAGAATGAGAATGGAGTGCCACCTTGTTCCCCTTCGTACATTAAATTGGTCTCGATAGGCAGTTGGTAgtggtgtgtatgtgagtgGACGTTTGCTGCTAGCTGCGTTAGCATTAGCCAGCCGCCTGCGCTTCGTAAGTACGTCAAAAAccattttttccctccctcttaCATGAAATTTGGTCTCGATAGTCAGTTGGTAGCCGTGTGTGTTTCATGGTAACATTTGAATGTGTGGGTTTTGCGTTATTTTGAAGCGTGGTTTGCCCAACTAAAGTTAACGTTAGCCCATAAGTTGGATGCGcgcgcttgtgtgtgtgtaaattagCCACATGTGTGTATTGTTATAGCTCGCTGTGTTACGTTAGCATGCAACTGAACATGGTAATAATTAAAAGGGGTGATAGTTAAGTAGAATCAGatttcattgcatttttgtAAAAAATGAAACTACTGTCCTACTTTTGCTTCGAGGGAAAACTGCCAGCTGGATACCTGAGCTTGGACTCTATGAACTTGATGAAAATGCTTCTGACCTGTTCAGTTGCCATGATTTGAACAAACTTGATGATTATCATCCACTTTATTCTTACCAGAGAGGTACTCGGTGGCTCATTCCTCTTAAACACACACCAACATGGAACTTGTGAAAAACTATGTCAAGAAAGCAATGCCATCGCTCAGTAGCGATCAGATGGATACACTCATGGCTAAACTGGAGGAATTAGGAGTTCTCTCTGTAGATGACCTGAGCCTTGTGGACCCGGAGGACATTAAAGACACTCTGCCATTCATTCAGTGCAAAAGATTCGTCAGAGCTGTCAAAGCATTGGAAGCAGGTGAGTTTTTGCCCCTCTGTTTTAATGCAAGTTTTCTGAAACTACAAAGGTTTATtccaaaaatgcaaaaaaaaagttgccaTCAGCTGTACATGGCAATAATTACTCTATAATTGGTTTTCATAATTAGGTCCATTTGTATTCCTGGTTGACCCAAACTGGACATTGAGGACCAATGTATTAATTGATTTGCAACAATTGTGATGTGTTTAATTTATGGAGATGTTTGTCATGTCATCCATAGATTCACAAACTCCACCGCGGTTCACCCGGCCTGGCCCCTCATCAACACCTGAACCACAGAGGTTTCAGCTGCCCTCAACACCACCTGAGACAACCGACTCCCCATCCCAAGACACATATTCTGTACCATGGCATAAATTTCCCTCAAAAGTCATGGATGAGTTGCGTGAAAAAAAGTACATAATGGGGAAAGACAGACGAGAGATGGTTCGGATCGTCGCTGAAGATTACCTCCATAAACACCCAGGAAGACCTGGTAGACAAAAGCTGAGGGAACTTGCCAGTATGATTGTAGGACAATATCCTGCCTCCTTCAAGCTGACAGAGCCGTTTGGAAACAAACCTTTTGCAAAAGATGGTTCTGAAACTCTCTTTCGTCAGCTGGAACACAGAATTGAAAATATGAAGAGGCCACAAAGCTCACTGAAGAGGCAAGCAGGGGGTGAAAATTCAACAAAGAAAAGGCCCAGGAATTCAGATCTGTATGGATGTGTGGCGTGGGATCCAATCATTGAGGGGGCCGTGTGTAGAGAAGACCTGCTGTCTAAACGAGATGAGTTGAAACGTGCCTTTCAAACCCAGGATCTTCAGGTGGGTCTGCAATCATCCATTACAGATACAGAAAGCTTTATTAATCCTCGAAGGGCAATTCGGTTCCTACAGCCCACCATCTAGACATACAACCattcacacagcaatagtatataGCAGGAGTAATGCGATAAGGTCTGGGTCCAAGTACAATTTAGGACACATTGTGAAATTGTAGATCGTCTGTAGATCACTATGCCCATAGTCAATTGAAATTGATAccctgttttattattttaattggtTAGTTTGACTAACTGTTCGACTGTTTGTCTAACTGCCTCATATCTTTAGGAGTCATCTGTTCGAAAATTGATGACTGAAACATATCCCATTCAGCGTGAAATCCTCAACGATGATGATACCACTATTGCCGTTGTAAAGGACGAGTGGCCGTTCCTGTTTGAAGTTCCTCACCTGTTTGATCATGCATCTAAACTCCTTGGCTTCTCTGTACAAAACAAGCTGGCACAGgtgtgttgttattgttattattatgattgTGCTGTGCTGCTCCATATGGAGAGAATTTTGTCTTTATTAATCAATCAAAAAAAGATTTGCAACCAAAAAGAGAGTTGAGACCAAAAAAGATAAACTGGCAACCAATCAAATAGAATAACTTGGATGAACAATCAAATGGAATAGATTTGAGACCAAAAATCAGGAAGTGACAACCAAAAAAGCAGGACATTTGAGATCAAAACAGAACAGgttgcaaatgaaaatgaaataattcatttttatttttatttttttcaaaattctctCCATAGCTCCAAACGAAAATGAGTGTTAGTCTTATGTACTTGTACAAAATTAacaccttgaaccttgaacagGAActttccaaaaaagaaaaggggatcAATGACTTCCTTGACTCCAAAGGGATGAAGACGGGCGAAGGTCCAATACAGCTCATCTGTGGCATTTCAAAATACTTCAAGGAAGACTCTTATAAACTCTTCCACAAAAAAGAGGTAGATGTTGTAGattttaaactgtgtgaaagATAATTATTTGCATCCAGTGGTGAACCAAGTAACCAACCACAGTAGGAAGTATAGATTCCCCTAATTGTGCTGCTGATATTCTCTATAAACTCTCTATCTATAAACTATTTACATTAATGTTTGTGCATAATGGCTACCTCTGTCTGATGAAGACACTAGCAGATAGTCAATTTGCCAGCAGGTTTGTGTGCACTGGAAACATTAATTCATGTATCATGTCTGTCACCAAAACAGATCTCTGCAGATCCTGAAGTCGAACTCCCAGTGACCCCATGCATCCTAATCAGAGGTTTGTAGTTAAATCTTTTTTTGTATCCCAGCAAGCTGTTGTTAGCTGTTGTTATAAGCTGTTGTTGTGTCAtatttattaaagaaatgttttgcTTGCCTTAAAatataggattttttttttttttgtaaatcgtACATGGTTTTTATCTGTGTTTAAGGTGACCAGCAATTCAAGATTGCTGTTGATGGGTCAATGACCACATCACCTCTCCCATTGTGGCCTTGAGCTACGTCTTCTCCATGTTTTATGTCTGCAACGTCCAATACCCACCGGAGATGGCTTTTACTCTCGAATTCATGCAAAGGTAAGCACTCATTGTTTGGAAATACTTTGTAAATGTGACTTTGCCGTGCCTTTCTGCACCTGACCTGCTTTTTGTCAATCTACACTAAACCCGTTTGTCTGAGATGTACAAGCTCAAAATGTGTCGCCACATGCTGTGAGCTTTTAGATCAGCTGTTATTGGCTTATGATCCCCCTGAATATGGATTTGTTCGGAGATTTTGTAGCTCCCTGTTGAAGACTATTGTTGGAATAAAtgtgtcatatctttttaaagGGCAGGTAACATGCTTTTTGCTTTAAATAGTGTCCTAAGTCAAtcaataacaaaacaaacataacaTGATTCTAGTTGGGAAATGgagcaaaaacatatttttttcagaatGGTTTGTTGACACAAAATTCGTTTGAGCTATCTCTTTAAAACCATTAGCACCTGAGACCAGGTTATGTCAGTGGTGGTCAAACCTTTTCATGtcaaagacacacaaactgaaatttaTTTGGCTGCAGACCCCAAACTCAAAATATGTTGTTCCAGGGACCCCCCCCCGAAGGAAAGACTAaacatattaatttaaaaaatactacATAGTGGATTCATGCCCAAATGTTAATACTTGTACTGATGTGTAACGTGCACTGAATGTCACAGTTTCTCCACTCCATGTTTGAATAACCCCCAGGACAGTCCGTGttcaaatgtgctgttacaCCTTTTGATAGGACAATGTCAACTGTGTTTTCTATCCCCTTCTGTGTTCTGTGCATTTATAATATCCCTGCATACACATTGAGGATGCATGCTGTCATGTGTTGGTGATAAGCAGACTTCTCGCCCTTGCAAACATTTCTGTATATGCgcagtgtgaatgcatgtgtctTGAAAAGACAAAGGAAGAGATAAGCTTAGCCACTGGCACCAGCACCACAACAACATTGGGTTCTAGACAGATGGTCAATTAGAATGATAGAGAGGTTCACACATAGGGGCATATTGAAGAAAACAAATGTAGGATTTTATTGAACTGCTCCACTCCTGTCAAGCCACACTACACGTGCAAACTTTGTCTGCATATcactattgtttttttttttttcctcagagtTTTCTTTGGGGTCAATCCTGAGCGAGGCTCCAAGGCAGAGAAGAAGGGGAAGAAACGGCACTTCATTCCTCCACAGGTGTGCAAGCTGGTTTCTCAGCTGAAGGAATTTGAATGCAAGCAGAAGGAATCTGAATGGGCCATTTGAGCTGTTCTCAGAGCTCAGAAAATACCTTTTTGGACtgaatgtacacacacacacacacacacacacacacacacacacaaaggcaaaTCCAAAAACATGGGGCTTGGGAGTAGAAATACAGATTTTTACAGTATTAGGTGAGTTCAGATGTTTTAACTAGATGCCCACAACACACATGCTGCAGTTTCAAATCCCCCATGTTAAGGGGGAGGGAAGGTGGGCGATATTTGTCATTCCGGTTAAGCTTTTCCTGTCATTGTGGAGTTGGAGGtgtaagttttaattttttttgtagttttaagttgttttaagagttttaaaAATCTCTTTATGGCATGTTGCACAGTCATCCTTCTAAGGTCATGGTTGTTATTGCTGCACTGATGTTTTATAGAAAAGTTGTATAATGTAATACTTCTAATgttctatttgttttttgtagaaagGTCAGCCACTGGTTGCAGAGCTCTGCCTGTCGGTGTGATATGTGGAGTTGGAGGTGTAGGTTTCTGCATCCTCCTGGAGGGGGCTCCTCATTTTGCACTGACAGGTGAGACAGCAACAGCAATGCTGGCAGTTTTATTGTCTTATTTTGTCATTGTCTTTAACAAATCAATTTGTTATTAATGCCTGTCAGCCTGTGGATGCTAAAAAGTTGCTAGATTTGGCATCTCCCTGTTAAAGGACATGGCTGTACTTCTTTgagagaacagctggtttatgtatgtaaaatttctctgaatgtgaaGGTGATGTTCTGAATGTTTTAATGGTTGTAATGTAAATATTGCAAATCATTCACCACAAAAAGTGAAATCACTTTAAAGCACTGGCAGCTGttaaaggaaataaataattgcTGTGATTCTACATTTGTGCTTTATTGATGGTAAACGGTATAGAGAATGGTACAGAATTAAACATTTTAGGATGACTGAAGTGTCCGTAAATGGTATGGATTGAGTACTTAAATAATACAGAATATTCCATTTTAGGTTTGATGGAACTGTCCGTAAATGGTAAAGAAAAAGTCAGGTAAATCTACGGAAATATCTGTTATAGGGTTTACGGAATTGTCTGTGCAATAACGCCGAAATTTATGGAAAATACGGAATTTTCCATTTTAGGTTTGACGGAAATGTCCGTCAATGGTACAGAAAAACTCGGGTAAATCTACAGAAATATCCGTTTTAAGGTTTACGGAAGTGCTCGTACAATAACGGAAAAAGTGCTGGTAATTAATTACCAGCACTTTTTCCGTTTTATAAcggaattttttttaacagtgcagcTTTATT belongs to Oreochromis niloticus isolate F11D_XX linkage group LG17, O_niloticus_UMD_NMBU, whole genome shotgun sequence and includes:
- the LOC109195052 gene encoding uncharacterized protein LOC109195052, encoding MELVKNYVKKAMPSLSSDQMDTLMAKLEELGVLSVDDLSLVDPEDIKDTLPFIQCKRFVRAVKALEADSQTPPRFTRPGPSSTPEPQRFQLPSTPPETTDSPSQDTYSVPWHKFPSKVMDELREKKYIMGKDRREMVRIVAEDYLHKHPGRPGRQKLRELASMIVGQYPASFKLTEPFGNKPFAKDGSETLFRQLEHRIENMKRPQSSLKRQAGGENSTKKRPRNSDLYGCVAWDPIIEGAVCREDLLSKRDELKRAFQTQDLQESSVRKLMTETYPIQREILNDDDTTIAVVKDEWPFLFEVPHLFDHASKLLGFSVQNKLAQELSKKEKGINDFLDSKGMKTGEGPIQLICGISKYFKEDSYKLFHKKEISADPEVELPVTPCILIRGDQQFKIAVDGSMTTSPLPLWP